The Brenneria rubrifaciens genome has a window encoding:
- the lgt gene encoding prolipoprotein diacylglyceryl transferase has translation MTTSYLAFPQFDPVIFSIGPVALHWYGLMYLVGFVFAMWLASRRANKPGSGWKRDEVENLLYMGFLGVFVGGRLGYVLFYAFPSFLENPLYLFKVWDGGMSFHGGLVGVIVVMLWFAHKTKRHFFQVSDFIAPLIPFGLGAGRLGNFINGELWGRVTTNTPWAMLFPGSRAEDLELVAQNPQWQAIFNQYGMLPRHPSQLYQMALEGIALFIILNLFIRKPRPMGSVSGLFLIGYGMFRIITEFFRQPDAQLGLFGDIFSMGQILSIPMVIAGVLMMVWAYRRKPLSQ, from the coding sequence ATGACGACGAGCTATCTGGCGTTTCCTCAGTTTGATCCGGTAATTTTTTCAATTGGGCCGGTGGCGCTGCACTGGTATGGACTGATGTATTTGGTGGGTTTTGTGTTCGCCATGTGGTTGGCCAGCCGCCGGGCCAACAAACCAGGCAGCGGCTGGAAGAGAGATGAAGTCGAAAACTTGCTCTACATGGGGTTCCTCGGCGTTTTTGTCGGCGGACGGCTGGGTTATGTCCTGTTCTATGCGTTTCCCTCCTTTCTGGAAAACCCGCTCTACCTGTTTAAAGTCTGGGATGGTGGCATGTCGTTCCACGGCGGTCTGGTTGGCGTCATTGTTGTCATGCTGTGGTTCGCTCACAAAACCAAACGTCATTTCTTTCAGGTGTCTGATTTTATTGCGCCGTTGATCCCTTTCGGCTTGGGGGCCGGTCGTTTGGGCAACTTTATTAACGGTGAGCTTTGGGGACGAGTTACCACGAATACGCCGTGGGCCATGCTGTTCCCCGGTTCTCGTGCCGAAGATTTGGAACTGGTTGCGCAAAACCCGCAATGGCAGGCCATTTTTAACCAATACGGTATGTTGCCTCGCCACCCGTCACAGTTGTATCAAATGGCGCTTGAAGGCATTGCCCTGTTCATTATTTTGAATCTTTTTATCCGTAAACCGCGTCCGATGGGCAGCGTTTCCGGGCTATTCCTGATTGGCTATGGCATGTTCCGCATTATTACGGAGTTCTTCCGCCAACCGGACGCGCAATTGGGGCTGTTCGGCGATATTTTCAGCATGGGACAAATTCTTTCGATTCCGATGGTGATTGCGGGCGTTTTGATGATGGTGTGGGCGTATCGTCGCAAGCCATTATCACAGTAA
- the thyA gene encoding thymidylate synthase encodes MKQYLDLMKKVLEEGTPKADRTGTGTRSIFGHQMRFNLQEGFPLVTTKRCHLRSIIHELLWFLNGDTNVAYLHENKVSIWDEWADENGDLGPVYGKQWRAWGAADGRQIDQLKNVLTQLNQEPDSRRIIVSAWNVGELDKMALAPCHAFFQFYVADGTLSCQLYQRSCDVFLGLPFNIASYALLVHMVAQQCDLDVGDFVWTGGDTHLYNNHMEQTHLQLSREPRTLPKLVIKRRPDTLFDYRFEDFDIEGYDPHPAIKAPVAI; translated from the coding sequence ATGAAACAGTATCTGGATCTGATGAAAAAAGTGCTTGAGGAAGGGACGCCTAAGGCGGACCGCACCGGCACCGGCACCCGCTCTATTTTCGGTCACCAGATGCGGTTCAATTTGCAGGAAGGTTTTCCGCTGGTCACAACCAAGCGCTGTCATCTGCGGTCCATTATTCACGAACTGCTGTGGTTCCTGAATGGCGATACCAACGTTGCGTATCTGCATGAGAACAAAGTCAGTATCTGGGATGAGTGGGCGGATGAAAACGGCGATCTCGGCCCGGTATACGGTAAACAATGGCGCGCCTGGGGCGCGGCCGACGGGCGTCAGATCGATCAGTTGAAAAATGTGCTGACGCAGTTGAATCAGGAGCCTGACTCCCGCCGCATTATTGTTTCGGCCTGGAACGTCGGGGAACTGGATAAAATGGCCCTGGCGCCTTGCCACGCTTTTTTTCAGTTCTATGTCGCCGACGGAACATTATCTTGCCAACTTTACCAACGCTCGTGTGATGTATTTCTGGGGCTACCGTTTAATATCGCCAGCTATGCGCTGCTGGTGCACATGGTGGCACAACAGTGCGATCTGGATGTCGGGGATTTTGTCTGGACCGGCGGCGACACCCACCTTTACAACAACCATATGGAACAGACTCATCTGCAATTGAGCCGTGAACCGCGAACGCTGCCGAAACTGGTGATCAAACGCCGACCTGATACGCTGTTTGATTACCGTTTTGAGGATTTTGACATCGAAGGTTACGATCCGCATCCGGCAATCAAAGCGCCGGTGGCGATTTAA
- a CDS encoding prepilin peptidase-dependent protein: MNINHRQRRGFTLLEILSVLAIAALLTGGGLYAWTGYQQALRLEQSAQQLLDFFNRVQANAYWYNQTRTAWLIQQGGRWCIVSDAGRQVEDIGCGEENSLQYVPTVKEISVAKATRDSFAFYGLRNTAQAGHMTLMSPAGRLRLVISVRGRMRLCSEERQVLAIPLC, encoded by the coding sequence ATGAATATAAATCATCGGCAACGGCGGGGGTTTACCTTGCTTGAGATATTGAGCGTTTTGGCAATCGCAGCATTATTGACTGGCGGTGGCCTGTACGCATGGACAGGTTATCAACAGGCGCTGCGTCTGGAGCAGAGCGCACAACAATTACTGGATTTTTTCAACCGGGTTCAGGCCAATGCCTATTGGTATAACCAAACTCGCACGGCATGGCTGATACAGCAGGGAGGACGCTGGTGTATCGTCAGCGATGCCGGGCGTCAGGTGGAAGATATAGGCTGTGGTGAAGAGAACAGTTTGCAGTATGTCCCCACAGTCAAAGAGATTTCGGTAGCAAAGGCGACCCGCGATAGCTTTGCTTTTTATGGTTTGCGCAATACTGCGCAGGCCGGACACATGACGCTGATGAGTCCGGCTGGGAGATTACGCCTGGTTATTTCAGTGCGCGGGCGCATGCGGCTGTGCAGTGAAGAGCGGCAGGTTCTGGCGATCCCGCTATGCTAA